One window of Methanogenium organophilum genomic DNA carries:
- a CDS encoding hydrogenase large subunit: protein MANKPVYNIPIGPIHPAFKEPILFTFDIQGEQIKGVDFAPGKTHRAIEWMGMRRNPVQIAHLCDRICGICGVSHTLAFSRAIEQIAEIEVPERAHYVRSIIAEFERIQSHLLWAGVAAHELGFDTLFHLAWRVREEAMDVIEYLTGNRVNYGIVQVGGVRRDFTEDQFPRIEQALQTYEGLVNKLVTLFLEDTTIKLRSMNCGVLSERDALELCTVGPTARASGLALDVRSDAPYAAYGDIEVKPVLPDVYSDGIHGDVYDRIVVRLFEVVESIRIVRELMDQMPVGPVLWETKYAKILATCKKAEGEAIGRVEAPRGECFHYVRMNRSEAPEAWKVKASTYSNQMSWLNILQGEQIADIPIIVASIDPCMSCTDRVSVIRDGRQDVMTGEALHRLSVEKTRRLQE from the coding sequence ATGGCGAATAAACCTGTGTACAATATCCCCATCGGGCCAATCCATCCTGCCTTTAAAGAGCCGATTCTCTTCACCTTTGATATTCAGGGTGAGCAGATCAAAGGCGTTGATTTTGCCCCCGGAAAGACGCACCGTGCGATCGAATGGATGGGCATGCGCAGAAACCCTGTACAGATTGCCCATCTCTGCGACCGCATCTGCGGTATCTGTGGCGTGTCCCATACGCTTGCCTTCTCGCGTGCAATTGAGCAGATCGCAGAGATTGAAGTGCCGGAACGGGCGCACTACGTGAGAAGCATCATTGCTGAATTCGAGCGTATCCAGTCGCACCTGCTCTGGGCGGGTGTTGCCGCCCACGAACTGGGATTTGACACCCTCTTCCACCTCGCATGGCGGGTCCGCGAAGAGGCGATGGACGTCATCGAGTACCTCACCGGCAACCGGGTGAACTATGGCATCGTCCAGGTGGGCGGTGTGCGCCGTGACTTCACGGAGGACCAGTTCCCCCGCATCGAACAGGCCCTGCAGACCTATGAAGGGCTGGTGAACAAACTGGTGACCCTCTTTTTGGAGGACACCACGATCAAACTGCGCAGCATGAACTGCGGAGTGCTTTCCGAACGTGACGCCCTTGAACTCTGCACGGTGGGGCCGACTGCCCGTGCATCCGGCCTCGCGCTGGATGTCCGTTCAGACGCTCCCTATGCGGCGTACGGCGACATCGAAGTGAAACCCGTCCTACCGGATGTCTACAGCGACGGGATTCACGGCGATGTGTATGACCGGATCGTGGTCCGCCTCTTTGAAGTGGTGGAGTCCATCCGCATCGTCCGGGAACTCATGGACCAGATGCCTGTGGGGCCGGTTCTCTGGGAGACGAAGTACGCGAAGATCCTTGCCACCTGCAAGAAAGCAGAGGGTGAGGCTATCGGCCGGGTGGAGGCGCCCCGTGGTGAGTGCTTCCACTACGTCCGGATGAATCGGTCTGAAGCGCCTGAAGCATGGAAAGTAAAGGCATCCACCTATTCCAACCAGATGTCGTGGCTCAATATCCTGCAGGGCGAACAGATTGCAGATATTCCCATCATCGTCGCATCCATTGACCCGTGCATGTCCTGCACCGACCGTGTCTCGGTCATCCGTGACGGCCGGCAGGATGTGATGACGGGAGAAGCGCTGCACCGCCTCTCGGTGGAGAAGACACGGAGGCTGCAGGAATGA
- a CDS encoding NADH-quinone oxidoreductase subunit C has translation MTRQALSAEQIAVILQKNGPKSIHDVRTEVWAEGLKKTTVASIWLRTTPADLVATLETVIDIDYPHLAVVSGVDTGDAVELLYHMQVFYGIRGAEVNITIAVPVPKKNLVVPTISHLIPGAVYTEREKQEMLGVTVAGIPDPRGLFLPADFPEGVYPWRKDETGITEDMVNHLWASGRPGDRPAPPVKPKEKKVRKPKEPATENAASKETIPAESPASEPAPAPAPDAPDIADVPEPEVNTNGE, from the coding sequence ATGACACGACAGGCACTCTCAGCGGAACAGATAGCTGTTATCCTACAGAAAAACGGTCCGAAGAGCATTCATGATGTCCGGACGGAAGTTTGGGCTGAAGGTCTGAAAAAGACCACAGTGGCGAGTATCTGGCTGCGGACAACACCAGCGGACCTCGTTGCAACACTGGAGACCGTCATTGACATCGACTACCCGCATCTTGCGGTGGTCTCAGGCGTGGACACTGGTGACGCCGTTGAACTGCTCTACCATATGCAGGTATTTTACGGCATTCGTGGTGCAGAGGTGAACATCACGATCGCGGTTCCTGTCCCGAAGAAGAACCTCGTTGTGCCGACCATCTCCCACCTGATTCCGGGTGCGGTTTACACCGAACGCGAAAAACAGGAGATGCTGGGCGTAACCGTCGCAGGTATTCCTGACCCGCGTGGTCTCTTCCTCCCTGCCGATTTCCCCGAAGGGGTCTACCCGTGGCGGAAGGATGAGACTGGCATCACGGAAGATATGGTGAACCACCTCTGGGCATCCGGTAGACCAGGAGACCGTCCCGCTCCGCCGGTGAAACCGAAGGAGAAGAAGGTCCGGAAACCGAAGGAACCGGCGACTGAGAATGCTGCCTCAAAGGAGACGATTCCTGCAGAGTCCCCGGCATCTGAACCCGCCCCTGCACCTGCACCGGATGCACCTGATATAGCCGATGTTCCTGAACCGGAGGTGAACACGAATGGCGAATAA
- a CDS encoding NADH-quinone oxidoreductase subunit B family protein, translated as MRLSPSFNRSLWVFHFNSGSCNGCDIEIVAALTPRYDPERFGIKLVGSPRHADVLLVTGPVVHDMADRLRRVYAQMPNPKVVMCIGSCGQSGGVFFDSYNLDGPVGDVIPVDIYVPGCAPRPEAIIDGVVKAIAKLESLEAKQ; from the coding sequence ATGCGTCTGTCACCATCATTCAACCGGTCGCTCTGGGTATTCCATTTCAACTCAGGGTCATGTAACGGATGTGATATCGAGATTGTGGCGGCGTTAACGCCACGGTATGATCCCGAGCGCTTCGGGATAAAACTCGTCGGTTCTCCCCGGCACGCGGATGTGCTCCTGGTGACAGGCCCGGTTGTCCATGATATGGCTGATCGCCTGCGCAGGGTGTATGCCCAGATGCCGAACCCGAAGGTTGTTATGTGCATCGGTTCATGCGGCCAGTCCGGCGGGGTCTTCTTTGACTCCTATAATCTGGACGGCCCGGTGGGCGATGTCATTCCGGTGGATATCTATGTGCCGGGCTGTGCGCCACGCCCGGAGGCAATAATCGATGGGGTTGTGAAAGCAATCGCCAAACTTGAAAGCCTGGAGGCAAAACAATGA
- a CDS encoding hydrogenase, with protein sequence MIAETLYTGFGAWNPVIWLVAFVVALLLAWAIQRLGEPDIPGDGESGKSYISGNDEPSPEDGHIGGSNLYWGFTEAMKGYYARVIPLHTGCLTDYVLWFLGTFALLFIFIGVI encoded by the coding sequence ATGATAGCAGAGACATTATACACCGGATTCGGGGCATGGAACCCTGTTATATGGCTCGTCGCATTTGTGGTGGCGCTGCTTCTTGCATGGGCCATCCAGCGGCTCGGTGAACCGGATATTCCGGGAGATGGCGAATCCGGCAAGTCATATATCTCCGGAAACGACGAACCGTCACCGGAAGATGGCCATATCGGCGGTTCAAACCTCTACTGGGGTTTCACCGAGGCAATGAAAGGTTATTATGCACGGGTTATTCCCCTGCATACCGGGTGCCTCACGGACTATGTGCTCTGGTTTTTGGGCACATTTGCCCTCCTCTTCATCTTTATCGGGGTGATCTGA
- a CDS encoding proton-conducting transporter transmembrane domain-containing protein has protein sequence MMDFIIANAPALLIALPMLGAFALPLVGRLGDSARTGWVLGVGLITFVIAALLAWTVLSGGPVLYTFGAASPADALPADSGGIPIRIVFTVDAMSAFMAVFASFVGFITCLYSVASERRSSGKDGYYALMLLLLVGILGMVCTGDLFNFFVFLEINSLAGAALVAYRIDKGVSVEAGLKYGFLSTLAGLMVLYAIALLYGQYDSLNMAVIASRMSYTMLDKVALALFVAGLALKAGAVPLHFWTPDAYSMAPGAVTAFLVVASQAGLYGLFRILFSVYGLTLSYVTVGWAVIILGVLSMFVGVTMAIPQKDVKRLMAYHAVSQSGYMLLGVGVGLVVLGDAAAMDAFGRTAMEGGIFHIVNHAMYKGLLFLTAGAIFLQTGTRNLNKMGGLGHSMKWTMLFFIIGALAIAGIPPFNGFASKLMIYESVFAFSPVIAVIAMVVSILTLASFVKVFHAIFMGPEQPRHADAGEVPKPMLAAMAVLALLTILMGVFPEQIVTTVIAPAADALIDQSAYVATVFGGI, from the coding sequence ATGATGGACTTCATCATCGCAAACGCCCCGGCACTCCTCATCGCACTCCCGATGTTAGGCGCCTTCGCCCTGCCACTCGTGGGCAGACTGGGCGATTCCGCCCGCACCGGGTGGGTCCTTGGTGTGGGGCTCATCACCTTTGTGATTGCCGCACTCCTTGCATGGACGGTCCTCTCCGGCGGGCCGGTGCTCTATACCTTCGGTGCGGCGTCTCCTGCGGATGCTCTTCCGGCTGATTCCGGCGGCATCCCCATCCGCATCGTCTTCACCGTGGATGCGATGAGTGCCTTCATGGCGGTCTTCGCCTCGTTTGTGGGCTTTATCACCTGCCTGTATTCGGTTGCAAGCGAACGCCGTTCCTCAGGGAAGGACGGCTACTATGCCCTGATGCTCCTCCTCTTGGTGGGTATCCTTGGCATGGTCTGCACGGGTGATCTCTTCAACTTCTTTGTATTCCTTGAGATCAACTCCCTTGCGGGTGCGGCGCTTGTCGCATACCGGATTGACAAGGGCGTCTCGGTCGAGGCGGGCCTGAAGTATGGGTTCCTCTCAACCCTCGCGGGCCTGATGGTCCTCTACGCGATTGCCCTTCTCTACGGGCAGTATGACTCGCTCAATATGGCCGTCATCGCCTCACGGATGAGCTACACGATGCTCGACAAGGTGGCCCTCGCCCTCTTTGTGGCAGGTCTTGCCCTCAAGGCGGGCGCAGTACCTCTGCACTTCTGGACACCGGACGCCTACTCGATGGCCCCCGGTGCGGTGACTGCATTTCTGGTGGTTGCCAGTCAGGCGGGCCTTTACGGGCTCTTCCGTATCCTCTTCAGTGTCTACGGGCTGACGCTCAGCTATGTCACTGTAGGATGGGCAGTCATCATCCTCGGTGTGCTCTCGATGTTCGTCGGTGTCACGATGGCCATCCCGCAGAAGGATGTGAAACGGCTGATGGCATATCACGCGGTATCCCAGTCCGGCTACATGCTCCTCGGTGTGGGTGTGGGCCTGGTCGTCCTCGGTGACGCCGCTGCAATGGACGCTTTTGGCCGGACGGCAATGGAGGGCGGCATCTTTCACATCGTGAACCATGCGATGTATAAGGGCCTCCTCTTCCTGACGGCAGGAGCAATATTCCTGCAGACGGGCACGAGGAACCTCAACAAGATGGGCGGACTTGGCCACTCGATGAAGTGGACGATGCTCTTCTTTATCATCGGTGCCCTTGCGATTGCAGGCATTCCGCCGTTCAACGGGTTTGCCTCCAAACTGATGATCTATGAATCGGTCTTTGCGTTCAGCCCGGTGATTGCGGTCATCGCGATGGTCGTCTCCATTCTGACCCTTGCCTCGTTTGTGAAGGTCTTCCATGCGATATTCATGGGGCCGGAGCAGCCGCGGCATGCAGACGCCGGGGAAGTGCCCAAACCGATGCTTGCTGCAATGGCGGTGCTTGCGCTCCTGACGATTCTCATGGGTGTCTTCCCGGAACAGATTGTAACGACAGTGATTGCTCCTGCCGCAGATGCCCTCATTGATCAGAGTGCGTATGTGGCCACCGTATTCGGAGGGATCTGA
- a CDS encoding sodium:proton antiporter produces MIENVPFFCAGLLVIIGLVVIVTKKDLIKMVMGLALVEAGVNLLLVATGYISGGVAPIFTNAPSTDMVMPTVQAMTLTNIVIGIATTALLLSFVLVIYKKYGTRDVTEMRRLKE; encoded by the coding sequence ATGATTGAGAATGTTCCGTTCTTCTGTGCGGGCCTTCTGGTCATCATCGGCCTCGTGGTCATTGTCACCAAAAAAGATCTTATCAAGATGGTGATGGGCCTTGCACTGGTTGAGGCAGGAGTGAATCTGCTTCTCGTCGCAACCGGCTACATATCCGGCGGAGTGGCGCCGATCTTTACGAACGCACCCTCGACTGATATGGTGATGCCGACCGTGCAGGCAATGACCCTGACAAACATCGTCATCGGCATTGCGACAACGGCACTTCTGCTCTCGTTTGTTCTGGTAATCTACAAAAAATACGGGACACGCGATGTCACCGAAATGCGGAGGCTCAAAGAATGA
- a CDS encoding MnhB domain-containing protein yields MNMSNLVRSGANILMPFILVYGFYIVVHGHLTPGGGFQGGAVIATAVVLLMVAYSYENVRASVSKHVLKNSETAGLLLFIGTALLALTAGLAFFGNWLLDAGTIFATPVAFGINPGDINTGGIIPVLNIAVGIEVLGAMGLLLLAMLGGLKGDAE; encoded by the coding sequence ATGAATATGAGTAATCTCGTCCGGTCAGGGGCGAATATCCTGATGCCGTTCATTTTGGTATACGGCTTTTATATCGTTGTGCACGGGCACCTGACACCCGGCGGTGGATTCCAGGGCGGTGCGGTCATTGCAACCGCAGTCGTCCTCCTGATGGTCGCTTACTCGTATGAGAATGTGCGGGCATCCGTCTCAAAACATGTTCTCAAAAACAGTGAAACGGCGGGTCTGCTCCTCTTTATCGGGACGGCGCTTCTTGCGCTCACTGCAGGCCTGGCGTTCTTCGGCAACTGGCTGCTTGACGCAGGCACGATCTTTGCGACCCCGGTCGCCTTTGGGATCAATCCCGGCGACATCAATACGGGCGGAATCATTCCGGTCCTGAATATCGCGGTGGGCATTGAGGTCCTCGGTGCGATGGGGCTCCTCCTCCTTGCAATGCTCGGGGGTCTGAAGGGTGATGCAGAATGA
- the mbhE gene encoding hydrogen gas-evolving membrane-bound hydrogenase subunit E, which produces MKNALQYGVLIVCAVAFLMAGLGLSFGTPAYTDMDDYMLAHGQEETGSNNIVTGVVFDYRGFDTLGEATVLFTVVLGAGLVFRRLGKKEDEYEYE; this is translated from the coding sequence ATGAAGAACGCTCTGCAGTATGGTGTTCTCATCGTCTGTGCAGTGGCCTTCCTCATGGCAGGCCTTGGCCTCTCCTTTGGAACACCTGCCTACACGGACATGGATGACTACATGCTTGCCCACGGGCAGGAGGAGACCGGCAGCAACAATATTGTGACCGGTGTGGTCTTCGACTACCGTGGGTTCGATACGCTCGGTGAGGCAACAGTGCTCTTCACCGTTGTCTTAGGCGCGGGGCTTGTCTTCCGCCGTCTGGGCAAAAAGGAGGATGAATATGAATATGAGTAA
- a CDS encoding hydrogenase subunit MbhD domain-containing protein, producing MIELAVHILLLAGLVISACMIWYLDDLISAAIAFGAFSFLLSLEFLMLQAPDVAIAEAGIGAGLTTAIFVIAIRGTDKKDGGASE from the coding sequence ATGATTGAACTCGCGGTTCACATCCTGCTCCTTGCAGGGCTGGTCATATCGGCATGCATGATCTGGTATCTGGACGACCTGATCTCTGCAGCGATCGCCTTCGGTGCCTTCAGTTTCCTCCTTTCTCTGGAGTTCCTGATGCTGCAGGCGCCTGATGTTGCCATCGCAGAAGCCGGTATCGGTGCGGGCCTCACGACAGCAATCTTTGTTATTGCCATCCGCGGCACGGACAAAAAAGACGGGGGTGCGTCTGAATGA
- the mnhG gene encoding monovalent cation/H(+) antiporter subunit G, translating into MAADLLVTIFLGLGLLAAGLGVVGILRFPDVYTRLHAETKMTTCGAIFICIAVIITEAGVYLTTGDVQYAVLGLHTVLALAALIFTNAIGAHAIGRAAYRSGVRPDPAVVDRLKGVDMDD; encoded by the coding sequence ATGGCAGCAGATCTTCTGGTGACTATCTTCTTAGGTCTCGGGCTTCTTGCAGCAGGCCTCGGTGTGGTGGGCATCCTGCGGTTCCCTGACGTGTATACCCGCCTGCATGCGGAGACGAAGATGACGACCTGCGGTGCAATATTCATCTGTATCGCCGTCATCATCACCGAAGCCGGTGTGTATCTCACAACCGGTGACGTGCAGTATGCAGTCCTCGGGCTGCACACCGTGCTTGCGCTTGCGGCGCTCATCTTTACGAATGCAATCGGTGCCCATGCCATCGGGCGTGCAGCATACCGGTCCGGTGTCCGACCTGATCCTGCCGTGGTGGACCGGCTGAAAGGAGTTGATATGGATGATTGA
- a CDS encoding cation:proton antiporter, whose amino-acid sequence MTDIWVVTLGLLLLFVILAMVRLWLGPTAPDRVVALDAVNTITVCGIIVFGVAFNETVYVDVAIVYALLSFVGTLWLAKYIGGDL is encoded by the coding sequence ATGACCGATATCTGGGTTGTGACATTAGGTCTTCTTCTCCTTTTTGTCATTCTCGCAATGGTGCGTCTCTGGTTGGGCCCGACCGCACCGGACCGTGTGGTGGCGCTTGATGCGGTGAACACGATTACGGTCTGCGGGATCATCGTCTTTGGTGTCGCGTTCAACGAGACGGTCTATGTCGATGTGGCCATCGTTTATGCACTCCTCTCCTTTGTAGGCACACTCTGGCTTGCGAAGTATATCGGAGGTGACCTCTGA
- a CDS encoding Na+/H+ antiporter subunit E, which produces MIRYILTFICAFCTYLVLTAGSGDIWLWSAFEIVAGGIIALVVSAASAKWFCSGDDYRMAHPLRWVLLGLYLCIPFFLELIRANIDVAIRIITGKISPGIVKVNPGIKSGFGQLLFANSITLTPGTLTLESNEKTGDFYIHMLAVPSEMVKQKTADAAGLFSFFKIHEWVRRIAE; this is translated from the coding sequence ATGATTCGGTATATTTTGACATTTATCTGTGCGTTCTGCACGTATCTGGTGCTGACAGCCGGGTCCGGTGACATCTGGCTCTGGTCAGCATTTGAGATAGTCGCGGGCGGTATCATTGCGCTCGTCGTCTCTGCGGCATCGGCAAAATGGTTCTGTTCCGGTGACGACTATCGTATGGCGCATCCACTCCGGTGGGTGCTCCTTGGTCTGTATCTCTGTATTCCCTTCTTCCTGGAACTCATCCGGGCAAACATCGATGTGGCAATACGGATAATTACCGGGAAAATTTCTCCCGGCATCGTAAAGGTCAATCCCGGCATCAAGAGCGGGTTCGGTCAGCTTCTTTTTGCAAATTCCATTACCCTGACACCGGGTACGCTGACCCTTGAATCGAATGAGAAGACCGGTGACTTCTATATTCACATGCTCGCTGTCCCCAGCGAAATGGTGAAGCAGAAAACTGCCGATGCTGCAGGTCTCTTCTCATTCTTTAAGATTCATGAATGGGTCCGGAGGATCGCGGAATGA
- a CDS encoding phosphoadenosine phosphosulfate reductase domain-containing protein, whose protein sequence is MRRSYLGKNHLHWCDTCGTPVLGKKCSCGTQTREVALTPPGDIRPAFDDDIAHINAVYREHFGAELIPKGHVAILNKVPDIDRMEEIIMGGAVVGAVRFYPDEERWEAMPRAAAANYMTPSMRYVVVDPGAEPSIRTKGASVLAPGLISIEEHVETGDEVFILIPDGRCIGVGRAKVSAEEAQTMERGTIARTRKNKPVTCVPSEKTWDDVLTANERILDGVEDEAITFVKRTMERNPMPANVSYSGGKDSLATLLVVLKAAGPLPLLFADTGLEFKETYENVEQVADHYGLEVLRTDMASEFWDEMERQGPPAVDARWCCKVCKLQPIKKLIEETWGECLSFIGQRKYESYKRMKSPRVWQSHNIPSQLSASPIQHWTALHVWLYIFRENAPYNVLYSKRIDRIGCFMCPSSDWATFRLIMKDYPEEWQRWEDALNQYKEEHALPDIWVEKALWRKRGDTEDDDESSYT, encoded by the coding sequence ATGCGCCGATCATATCTCGGAAAAAACCACCTGCACTGGTGTGATACCTGTGGGACACCAGTGCTCGGAAAAAAGTGCAGCTGCGGTACGCAGACACGGGAAGTGGCACTCACCCCTCCCGGCGACATCCGGCCGGCTTTTGACGACGACATTGCCCATATAAACGCCGTATACCGCGAACATTTTGGTGCAGAACTGATACCAAAAGGGCATGTCGCCATCCTTAACAAGGTGCCTGACATCGACCGGATGGAAGAGATCATCATGGGCGGCGCTGTTGTCGGTGCCGTCCGGTTCTACCCGGACGAGGAACGCTGGGAAGCGATGCCCAGGGCCGCTGCCGCCAACTATATGACACCCTCGATGCGGTATGTCGTGGTGGACCCCGGTGCAGAACCCTCCATACGGACCAAAGGGGCATCAGTCCTCGCACCCGGACTCATCTCCATTGAAGAGCATGTTGAAACGGGTGACGAAGTGTTCATCCTGATCCCTGACGGACGCTGTATCGGCGTCGGGCGGGCAAAAGTCTCCGCAGAGGAGGCACAGACCATGGAACGCGGCACCATCGCGCGCACGCGGAAGAACAAACCGGTCACCTGTGTGCCGTCAGAAAAGACGTGGGATGATGTGCTCACAGCGAATGAACGGATTCTTGACGGTGTCGAGGATGAGGCGATCACCTTTGTCAAGCGCACGATGGAGAGAAATCCAATGCCCGCAAATGTCTCCTACTCCGGCGGAAAAGACAGTCTTGCAACACTCCTCGTGGTACTAAAAGCGGCAGGCCCCCTCCCCCTCCTCTTTGCCGATACCGGCCTTGAATTTAAAGAGACCTACGAAAATGTAGAGCAGGTGGCAGACCATTACGGCCTTGAGGTGCTTCGGACGGATATGGCATCAGAGTTCTGGGACGAGATGGAGCGGCAGGGCCCGCCCGCAGTCGATGCACGCTGGTGCTGTAAGGTGTGCAAGCTCCAGCCGATAAAGAAACTGATTGAAGAGACATGGGGTGAATGCCTCTCATTCATCGGCCAGCGGAAATACGAATCATATAAGCGGATGAAGAGTCCGCGTGTCTGGCAAAGCCACAATATTCCTTCCCAGCTGTCGGCATCACCCATTCAGCACTGGACGGCACTCCATGTATGGCTCTACATCTTCCGCGAGAATGCCCCGTATAATGTCCTGTATTCAAAGCGTATCGACCGGATCGGATGTTTCATGTGCCCGTCGTCCGACTGGGCAACGTTCCGGCTGATCATGAAGGACTACCCGGAGGAGTGGCAGCGCTGGGAAGACGCACTGAATCAATACAAAGAAGAGCATGCGCTTCCAGACATCTGGGTGGAGAAAGCGCTCTGGCGCAAACGGGGAGACACTGAGGATGACGACGAAAGTAGCTATACTTGA
- the hisH gene encoding imidazole glycerol phosphate synthase subunit HisH produces MTTKVAILDYGIGNLRSVSRGMEKAGVTPVITKDTTVMMGCDGVVLPGVGAFSEGMDKLGILREALCRYAEDRPVLGICLGMQMLLEKSTEFGLHEGLGLVPGEVLPFVKTPGMKIPHMGWNTIHTEQPSPLFDGIPQESYVYFVHSFYAKTGAEHTLTTTDYICRFASSIWNGNVYGVQFHPEKSGDTGLAILKNFISLL; encoded by the coding sequence ATGACGACGAAAGTAGCTATACTTGATTACGGAATAGGAAACCTCCGGAGCGTCAGCCGCGGGATGGAGAAGGCAGGGGTCACACCGGTCATCACAAAGGATACCACAGTGATGATGGGATGTGACGGGGTTGTCCTCCCCGGCGTCGGCGCTTTTTCAGAAGGAATGGACAAACTGGGAATTCTGCGTGAGGCGCTCTGCCGCTATGCGGAAGACCGGCCGGTTCTGGGCATCTGCCTTGGGATGCAGATGCTTCTCGAAAAGAGCACAGAATTCGGCCTGCACGAAGGGTTGGGACTCGTCCCCGGAGAAGTCCTCCCATTTGTTAAGACCCCCGGCATGAAGATCCCGCATATGGGATGGAATACGATCCACACCGAACAGCCCTCCCCTCTCTTTGATGGCATTCCGCAGGAGAGTTATGTTTACTTTGTCCACTCCTTCTATGCAAAAACCGGTGCGGAGCACACCCTCACGACAACCGACTATATCTGCCGATTTGCATCCTCAATATGGAACGGAAATGTATACGGCGTGCAGTTTCACCCGGAAAAGAGCGGAGATACCGGACTCGCCATCCTGAAGAACTTTATTTCCCTGCTGTGA
- a CDS encoding ArsR/SmtB family transcription factor has product MTDDGVLVLEPGDERAKKIGKAMASNTANDVLSALSDDELTLSELSERLGQPITTLKYQIENLLDAGLVEIVRTRYSEKGRVVKVYGVRQQVVIMSPGKADLRSVLLKYASLFALIICATLVLLAMAPTFGFQADGGLLSGAVPSSDDVQMVVYSAEEVDATGANAEKASVLRVAAPVPAPMAPGEGYLPPGPAPNVLAIAFFMGGFVVIFLMLLLELVAMYRRQ; this is encoded by the coding sequence ATGACAGACGATGGTGTGCTTGTCCTTGAGCCCGGTGACGAACGGGCAAAGAAGATTGGAAAGGCGATGGCCAGCAATACGGCAAATGACGTCCTTTCCGCTCTCTCAGACGATGAGCTCACGCTATCGGAGTTATCCGAACGGCTTGGTCAGCCGATCACGACCCTGAAATACCAGATTGAAAATCTACTGGATGCAGGTCTTGTTGAGATTGTGCGCACCCGGTACAGTGAGAAAGGGCGGGTAGTGAAGGTCTACGGGGTGCGCCAGCAGGTTGTCATCATGTCTCCCGGAAAAGCGGACCTCCGCTCGGTGCTTCTGAAATACGCGTCCCTCTTCGCACTGATCATCTGTGCAACGCTTGTGCTTCTTGCGATGGCGCCCACCTTTGGTTTCCAGGCTGACGGGGGTTTGTTGAGCGGGGCAGTGCCTTCTTCTGACGATGTGCAGATGGTGGTTTATTCAGCTGAAGAGGTGGACGCCACCGGCGCAAACGCAGAGAAAGCCAGTGTATTACGTGTTGCAGCCCCGGTTCCCGCGCCAATGGCGCCTGGTGAAGGCTATCTGCCTCCCGGTCCGGCTCCGAATGTCCTTGCGATAGCATTCTTCATGGGTGGGTTTGTGGTGATCTTCCTCATGCTTCTCCTGGAACTGGTTGCGATGTATCGCAGACAATAA